The following DNA comes from Musa acuminata AAA Group cultivar baxijiao unplaced genomic scaffold, Cavendish_Baxijiao_AAA HiC_scaffold_964, whole genome shotgun sequence.
CAGCCATACCCACACATCATGAATGAGAAATGCCCAACCCTTCCACCAAACTATGTCAGGACCAAGTATTGCTGAATTGTGATGCTTATCCCTTTTTTCCCATTCTTTCTTCATAATGTGTAAtgtgtagtgtgtgtgtgtgtgtgtgggattAGATAGCAGATTAATTAGGTTAGATAAAGGCTCCTCTTGATGGGAACTGCTGTTTAGGGTTTAGATAAGAGGAAGCCATAACCAATATGTATGTGCTGGTAAAATTTTTGATGCTCGACTGAGGACTTGGACTAAGATCATGTAGCTGTGTTTTGGCAGAAGCTACTTATTCCGTCTTGGCCGTTGTTTTAGATCTGCTAGTTAATAAGCTTcacgagaaataaaatgaaatgtatagatctattaagaaatataaaataactGATCAATAACAAGGTcagttattttttctttctgatcttGTATGCCTATTTATCAGATAAGAAAGTCGACCTTATCATAATCCATGTATGAGGGGTTTACCTGCTTTGCTCAATGTATTCTATGCATTGATGATGCATGTTAGCAGCACGAACTAACCGTGTCTTGAAACATCCTAACTTAAATCGTGGTGTCGGGCATTTTAAGGTGTTGGGAAAACTCACGGGACCTTTGAAGGTGTTGGGAAAATTCACGGGATCGTAGTAtatctcaaacttccactatcaataataatgataacatgtttataaTAGGTTTTCTCTAGAATAATTAGAGGagtcaagaataacatatcttcatcatatacgATGGATCTCTTCGTAAcaaaattttaggtctcacatgGTGGGTataatcaacaccgttaggaacgTGCACGCTTGCTGTGTTCTCACGCTGCACCCCTCACATCCTTATCTCTCTCtcattttaatttctttgatttgggctcaaatggcccaatttgtccaagcccacgtatgggctggacccaacgaaAGGTTCTGCACAGAGACGATGTGCCGTGTGTGAGCTCAATGCATGGGAGAACAGTTGGAGATCCCCTGTATCTTTCGAAACAGGGAATTCATTTCCGCAGGCATTATCGCATTAAAAAGAGAATGACGACTGCTACTCCTGTCCTAGCTGCACAGCGGAGCCTCGTCGACACGCACGAGGATTGCATGAATCGGCACTCGCcgacttagagagagagagagagattcctgACGACGCCGGATGTCCTACAGGCGCTGCAAGAAGATACGCGCCGACTTGTATTGCTGATGGTCGAGATGAATTAGTACCGAATTGCACGGCTCGGTGAAACACACGTCTCCTTGTTACTACTTGGAAAGGATCCCAACTCCAATAAAGCAGCCGTCTCCAGCCCCTTCCTTTCCCATGGCCGCCCCGTCGCGGCACACGACTCCTTCCTCCGTTCTCCCTTCTCATCTCCCGTAACCATCAGTCATTTTTCTTCTTCTGCCTCTCCTCTCGTTTCTCCTCGCCTTGAGCCATTTCACCGAAGTCAAGCTGCAATGGACGGGGAAGGCGAAGAGGAGCACTTGGTGGAGGAAAGGGAGGTGGAAATGGTGGCCTTCACCGGCCCCCGCAAACCCGTCTACAGAAAAGGTTGCTTCTTGAGGCCCCTCGGTGTTCCATTTTTCCCTCCGAGGCGTAAAAGGCCCTCCTTTGTTCATCTCGATGATTCCATGGTGGTCTTCAATGGGTGGGCGTCCGTGTCGCCTAAGTGGAATCAGTGGGTTGACAAGCTGCGGCCCATTTATGGCGTGTTATGGAAGAAAGTTGGAATCTTTGATGCGATACACGCATCTACCTACAGGATCAGGAGAGACTCGTCTTCAATTTTGGCGATCTCAGCGTCTTGGTGCGGGGATACCAGCACGTTCATCTTCCCCTGGGCGGAGGTCACTGTTACATTGGAGGATGTGATGATTCTTGGGGGCTTTCCGGTGGCCGGCGAGCCCATAAGGGGCCCTTTGCACGGGGAGCTCAAAGAGATCGAGGTGCAAATGACGGCTGAGCGCAAAAGTTTCAGTCGGTCCCCAAGCAAAAGGCCTAATCATAATCAGTGGATGATGCGTTACATGGAGTGCGAAGGTGACGAGTTAGAGCACATTGCGTTTCTTGCGTTATGGCTGTCAAGGTTCGTCTTCCCCGCTCACGCTTTCAAGACTGTGACGCAGAGCGTGCTTCCTGTGGCCATTAGACTGGCACGAGGCGCGAGGATCGCCCTTGCGCCTGCGGTGCTTGCAAGCCTCTATCGAGACTTGGGGAAGGTGAAGGATTATTTAGCCGACAGAGGTAGGCAAAAGGTGTCATCTTTGGTCATATGGGCTCCTTTCAATCTACTTCAGCTGTGGATTTGGGAGCACTTTGTGGCCTTGAGGCCTGCAGGGCTAAATGAAGTCAACGACTGTGAACCGAGAGCAGCAAGATGGCATAACGTCGGAAAGAAACTCAAGCTGGCATTATTGCGTTCAGTTCTTGAATCGCCTAATGAGTTCCAGTGGCGTCCTTACACTGTTGGTTTGAGGAATTGGCACAAACCATGTTTCTACAAGGACAAGGGGCTGTGGATTCATAGCGTTGAAACCCCAGGTGTGGAGCTGAAATCCTTTGCCCAGTTCTTGAGGAGAAGCGAGCTAGTCGGGCTAGATTGCATTGAGCAGTATTCTCCACAAAGGGTGGCAATGCAATTCGGGCTGGATCAGGACGTACCTGGTTCCGTTGTCCGGACTAATTTGACCTGGGAAGCAGCATGGGAGACCTATGACATATCCAGGAAAAATATTGTGTTCTATATCCCTCCCCAGCTGTTTGAATCAGATGTCACTCTCCAGTATTCAGTTTGGTGGAAGCAGAAGATTCGACCTCGTGCTACTGGCACGATTAGTAGTGTGGAACAACCAAATAGTTCTTTGAAGAGTGCGAAAGTAATTGCAGGTAAAGTAAGGGGTGTTAAGAAGATGAAGTCAGTCCAGGTTTTGACTTTCGGCAAGAAAAGGACCATGCAAGAGTGTTATGATAGTGACACCACACTTTCTCACTGGTTTGCTTGTAATGATAATCAGGAAAGCAGGGAAAACAAATGCATAAAAACTCAGAAACATTCATTAACATCTTCAGAGAAGCAAATGCGGCCTATTCGAGAACAAAAGTCAAATAAAATGCCAAAGCTATCTCAAAAGTTTCCAAAGGATATAAAACAGAATTCAAGTACCCAATGGCAAAGCAAGAGGAAGCAAGCTAAAGAAGCATCTTCCACTGATCGATTGGATGAGGAGAAGCAACTCAAGAGACGGACTGCTGGAGAATATGCATGTGAGCAGATGCTAATTAAAAACAGCAGAGAAGCTCTTCAACCTGCACAATCAGATTTCTCAATAGAACTTACAGAAGTTACCAAACAAGAGGAAAATTCAACAAAAGGCAAACAATCAAAGATTCATGTGAAATTCAAGATGTTAAAGCATGAAAACACTAAGGGCAAGGAGGATGAAGTGTTGTTGACTGAAGTTACTGAGACAGAAGATGTGCGAAAAATAAACCTCAAGGAAGAAAATTCCCAGGAAAAAGAGGTCGAGGGAAAAAATGCTGGAGAGCAACAGGTTAAAAACTTGAACAATGAAAATGCGGAGGATGAGGAAGATAagacatttgttgataaatttgatAATGAAAACGTTGGAGAAATGCAAATTAAAATGTTAAAGAAGCAAAATTCTgcagacaagaatgataaggaaatTATAAGAAATGATTACAGAGATTCTGGAGAATCCTTTTTTGACCAGATACTGAAAATGGTACCTGAAAAAACTCTTCCTCTGGAACAGGAAGAGAAACTGAAACagagaaaaggaaagaaattttCACCAAAAGCTGAAGAATCAgtgcatgaaatggagataaaagAACTCAAGAAAGAAATTGCTGCAATAGAGGCAAGAGTAATGGCCTTGGAATCACTGGCTGAGGTTCATACCTAGCATAATAACACCTAGTTTGTGCTTTCTTTAGTAGTTAGTGTACTGAAAATGAGATGCTATACTTGTTTTGCTGACTAACATTTAGCTAATCAAATGCTTTTAGTTTCTTCAACTGCATGAAATGTTGTTTGATAGTAAACAATCTTTTTATGCTGAATATTTGATGATTAAAGTTAGAGATAGGATGCTTCTTAAGTGCAAATCTTGTAATCCTTCTAAAGTTGCACAGAAGGCTTGTTATAACATATTGTGCTTGTAGAAACAACCAACTTATAAAAAAGGCTTCTGCATCTTGCAGACTGTTGTAGTTTTGCAATGTCCGAAATGCTAAATTCCCTGCATGGTAATGCTATATGCAAATATTGGAAAGAATTATGATTTTTGATGGATGAACAAGTTTCCTACAGACTTCTTCAATGTGCCAGTGGCAACGCAGCATCTGAAAACTACCTCATGCAGAAAATACATGAAATTGGtctcattatgaattttaatCTGCAGGCCTGAGTTTGCTTAAATATAATATAAGCAGGACTCTTATTCCTAGTGAATGCATTATCTTTTGAGACTTGTATTTGTTGTTTTATAACATTGGGCAAGTCAACACCTATCTTGCATGGCATTATATTGTGTCGTGCCTGTTGGCATGCCTTTATGTCCGCTAGATCAAGTTATAAAATTAACCTAGCCACATGTATATATAGTACTCAACTACTCATCATATAGCATGCTCCGACATTGTCATGTGTCACTACTTTTCTAGCATGGTACGTTCCAGTTTATGCTGATCGACATGGCAATCCTTATAAAGGTGCATCTATAACATTCATATCCTTATTGTTCACTTAATTGTGGCTTTCTATATCTTCAATTTTTGTCCCCACATGGCATCACCCATGTAGAcaaggaaataaaaataataatggtaAGGAACTCTGGAGACTGCAGtgcttttcttaagaagaaagatCACTATTGTTCTATTCGTTCTGCAAAGGTGCAGAGCGTCATAGTAAGAATTGAGCCAATCAGCTTGCACCCTAGGCTGGTGCTCTGTTGGATCACCATTCAAGGAGAAAGGACCTCAGGTGACCTGGCTGATTAGAACATTTTCTGTACAGAATAAATATGCAAAGTAGTGCAAATTGTTTTATGGGATGTCTCTAACGAGACAATGTAGTGCACAATGGATGGAGCAAATGAACAGAAAATACTATCAATGCATTAAGTAATTTACTGGTTGATCTAGTGTACAAGTTGATTAGCCTGCTATAATTATTAGCAACTGACAATACCATCAACTTGACCTTATCATTCTTCAATGTATCTAGTATCGTATCCTAGATTATGTCCAGAAACCATATAACTCGACCTGAGTCTAGATTTTGTCCTTTTCTAATTCCATCTTTTTTCCTCAAGAAGATATATAATTATTCATAATTCGGCTACTTACATAAGAGACATGCTCCAAATGGGTATGGACGTACTTTAGAAAGACTAAAGCTGTAGTGACACCACAATGATATTTTGCTTATGCAGTTTACTACTACATTTGCAACTTGCAAGAGCTAAATTTAGCACATGCAGCACCCAATAGTATGTGTTCTTGATAAACAGTAATGTTAAAAATGTCAGAGATGCTGTCCCAGAAAGGATCAGATCTTTTCTTGCACTGCTCTGTCAGCTTTTCATGGAATCCTTTTACATATAATTGCTTCAGCTAGCTTGGCAGGCCTTTCCAGGACGGCTGGTCAAGTTTTGGGCATTCTGAATCTGCAATGTCTCCAGAGATGCAAGGTTTATCAGATCACTTGGCAGTTCAGTTAGATTGTCGCGGTCAGTGATTCTTAGTTCTTTGAGTGAGGTTAGCTTCTGGAACCACTTCTCTTGTTCATCAGTAAAAGATACAAGGGAGCTGCAGTAAATAACATCCAGTCTATACACTGAGGAAAGACTCTCGGCTGGAAGGCAATCAGTGAGCAGTGAGATGTTATCTATGCTAAGTTTCAGAATTGATGAAATATCTTTGGTTTCACATGAGTCCCAGATATCATCAGATAGAATAACTTGTGGCTTTTCATGTGATTCCCAGGTAGGATCATCTGAGAGCACAACATGAAGTTTTTCAAGCAAAGTGGGCATAACAAGTGATCCTCTTAACTTGTGGCAACGATTGATCTGTAGCCTAGAGAGGCGAGGGAATAATTGATGGCTTGTCTCTATTCCTGACCACTGGCTCCATTCAATCATGTCACTGAACAGAAGCTCCTCCAGTGAGGGGAATGTTGTAACATTGTCACCATAGAATCCAGGGCCAATATGCTTTACAGCTTTTAGAGATTTTAGATGCAGAATTCTGAGGAAAGGTAGTAATCCAAGTGGTGGCAAGGCTTCCCAACCCTGGCAATCCTCTAGTTCCAAATGTTCAAGATTGGATAACAAGGTTTGGTTCAGCCAACTTGGAGATTTGATTCCCATATAGCCTGTGATTCTCAGCTCAGTGAGGTTGGGATGTGGCTGAAGAGCTTCAAATACCTCTTCATGCTTGTCAGGGTTATTGTCTCTTTTCTCCAATTGTCTCCAGAACAAAAGCAATGCATTAAGGTGCTCTTCGTTATCTAACCTGGCCTGTATGCACTCTGTTGCACTTCCAACCATATCTAGATTCATAATGCTTAATTGTCCTTGAAGTTGCCTCATGTCTCTCAACTGTCCTAGCTCATATCCTTTCTTCTTCCTTACATGAAACTCTTTCAGCACTTGCAGAGATTTCAATCTACCAATTTCGCTGATAGTAGAAACTTTCTCCTGATTTATGTCTAGATAACGCATGCTTATTAATTTGTGCATTCCTGTAGGTAACGGGCTGCCTTGATGCAACGGCACACAAAACTGGAGACTCAACCCTTGTACATGGTAAAGCCTGCAGACAGACTTCAGCAGGCCTAATAATTGACCGCCTGGGACTTCCAGATACCTGAGATGCTTCAAGTGACCAATACTCTCAGGTAGTTCATCCAGAACAATAACCCGGAGGCATTTCAATTGTTTCAATGCTTCTTCTATGAAATTTATGAGATTGTACCTGTAGAGGTTATCCAGTAAACTACCACTGACTTCGAGGCTACGCAAAATTTTCAGCTTGTGTAGATTCTCATGGATGTTAGCCAGATTACTTGAACTAATATACATGTGCCACACCCGATCTGGGATTTCTGCTGGTTCATCATCTTCAACTCTAAAGTGTTCATGAGCAGACAAAGATTCTGCAAGGTGATGCAGCAGGTCATGAACCACATATATTTTAGACTGTTTGATCAATTCGGTGTCCTGAAAGAAGGACCTATATAGTAATTCATCAAAGTAGTCCCGACCTATCTCTTCTTCCATTCTCTTCCCTGATTCAT
Coding sequences within:
- the LOC135665240 gene encoding uncharacterized protein LOC135665240, producing the protein MDGEGEEEHLVEEREVEMVAFTGPRKPVYRKGCFLRPLGVPFFPPRRKRPSFVHLDDSMVVFNGWASVSPKWNQWVDKLRPIYGVLWKKVGIFDAIHASTYRIRRDSSSILAISASWCGDTSTFIFPWAEVTVTLEDVMILGGFPVAGEPIRGPLHGELKEIEVQMTAERKSFSRSPSKRPNHNQWMMRYMECEGDELEHIAFLALWLSRFVFPAHAFKTVTQSVLPVAIRLARGARIALAPAVLASLYRDLGKVKDYLADRGRQKVSSLVIWAPFNLLQLWIWEHFVALRPAGLNEVNDCEPRAARWHNVGKKLKLALLRSVLESPNEFQWRPYTVGLRNWHKPCFYKDKGLWIHSVETPGVELKSFAQFLRRSELVGLDCIEQYSPQRVAMQFGLDQDVPGSVVRTNLTWEAAWETYDISRKNIVFYIPPQLFESDVTLQYSVWWKQKIRPRATGTISSVEQPNSSLKSAKVIAGKVRGVKKMKSVQVLTFGKKRTMQECYDSDTTLSHWFACNDNQESRENKCIKTQKHSLTSSEKQMRPIREQKSNKMPKLSQKFPKDIKQNSSTQWQSKRKQAKEASSTDRLDEEKQLKRRTAGEYACEQMLIKNSREALQPAQSDFSIELTEVTKQEENSTKGKQSKIHVKFKMLKHENTKGKEDEVLLTEVTETEDVRKINLKEENSQEKEVEGKNAGEQQVKNLNNENAEDEEDKTFVDKFDNENVGEMQIKMLKKQNSADKNDKEIIRNDYRDSGESFFDQILKMVPEKTLPLEQEEKLKQRKGKKFSPKAEESVHEMEIKELKKEIAAIEARVMALESLAEVHT
- the LOC108953089 gene encoding putative disease resistance RPP13-like protein 1, coding for MGTKAKNIVFLKGLNDAKYWKFFKRCAFGEANPNDHPKLELIGKQIAKKLVGSPLAAKTIGGVLKSKLEEEHWRNIMESKLWQVEQQKDDIFPALKLSYEHLPTSALKQCFVYFSLFPKNYHFDKDRLVRMWMAQGFLQSNESGKRMEEEIGRDYFDELLYRSFFQDTELIKQSKIYVVHDLLHHLAESLSAHEHFRVEDDEPAEIPDRVWHMYISSSNLANIHENLHKLKILRSLEVSGSLLDNLYRYNLINFIEEALKQLKCLRVIVLDELPESIGHLKHLRYLEVPGGQLLGLLKSVCRLYHVQGLSLQFCVPLHQGSPLPTGMHKLISMRYLDINQEKVSTISEIGRLKSLQVLKEFHVRKKKGYELGQLRDMRQLQGQLSIMNLDMVGSATECIQARLDNEEHLNALLLFWRQLEKRDNNPDKHEEVFEALQPHPNLTELRITGYMGIKSPSWLNQTLLSNLEHLELEDCQGWEALPPLGLLPFLRILHLKSLKAVKHIGPGFYGDNVTTFPSLEELLFSDMIEWSQWSGIETSHQLFPRLSRLQINRCHKLRGSLVMPTLLEKLHVVLSDDPTWESHEKPQVILSDDIWDSCETKDISSILKLSIDNISLLTDCLPAESLSSVYRLDVIYCSSLVSFTDEQEKWFQKLTSLKELRITDRDNLTELPSDLINLASLETLQIQNAQNLTSRPGKACQAS